In Pikeienuella piscinae, the sequence CCGCCTTTCCTCCAGTGAGACGCCCTCGACCTCCGCCGGGTCGGCGCGCAACATCGCCCTCGTCTCCAGAAGCGAACGGCGCGGCTTCGCCGCCAGCCGGCGCGCCGCCGAGAGGGCGACGTCCATGAGCTCTTCCGCCGGAACCACGCGATTGACGATCCCCGCCGCCTCCGCCCGACGCGCATCGAACGGCTCGCTCAGCGCCAGCAGCTCGAACGCCCGCTGGTGCCCCATGAGTAGCGGCGCCAGCATCGAAGAGCCGTTCTCCGGCGCCAGCCCTAGATCGACGAACGGCGTGCGGATATCGGCGCTTGTCGCGGCGTAGACCAGGTCGCACTGAAAGAGCGTCGTCGCCCCGACGCCGACCGCAAGCCCTTCGACCGCGGCGATCAGCGGCTTTCTGCCCTCGACCTGCGCGCTGAGAAACCGGCCGACGCCCACGCCCGGCGCACCGCCGGTCGCGGTCTTGAGGAAATCCCCGAGGTCGTTGCCGGTGGTGAAATTCCCGCCGGCGCCGGTCAGCAGAATCGCGCCGATCGCGTCATCCGCCTCAGCCGCCGCCATCGCGTCGGCCAGCGCGTGATACATCGCGTCGGTCAACGCGTTCTTCTTCTCGGGCCGGTTCATCGTCAGAACCGTCACCCCATCCGCCGTCGCGATATCGACCTTGCCGTCCATGAAGAGCTCCCTATTGCGTGCGCGGCGCCAGCGTGCCGTCATGTTTGCAGATGATGTTCAGCATCACCTCGTCCGCCCCGCCGCCGATCGACCAGAGCCGGCCGTCGCGGTAGAACTGGCTGACGATGTTGTCCTTCGTATAGCCCATGCCGCCCCAGTATTGCAGGCAGGCGTCGGAGATCTCGCGGCTCAGCCGCCCGCCCTTCAGCTTCGCCATGGAGGCGAGCCTGGTGACGTCCGCGCCGCCGACATAGTCCTCGATCGCCCGCCATGTGAGCGAGCGCAGAAGCTCCACCTCGGTCCGCAATTCCGCCAGCCGGAAATGGATGACCTGGTTCTCGATCAGTTTCCGGCCGAAGACCGACCGCTCGCGGCAATAGGCGATGGTTTCGTCGATCATCCGGTCAAGGCTCGGCAACCCGTTGGCGGCGGCCCAGAGCCGCTCCTCCTGGAACTGCATCATCTGCATGCGGAACCCGTCGCCGGGCTTGCCGACGATATTGCGGCGCGGCACGCGCACATCGTCGAAGAAAAGCTGCGCCGTGTCGGATGAATTCATCCCGATCTTGTGGATCTTCTGGCGGGTGATCCCCTTGGCGTCCATCGGAACCATGATCAGCGACTTCGCCTTGTGCGGCGCCGCGTCCTCGGTATTCACCAGAAGGCAGCACCAGTCGGCCATCATCCCGTTGGTGATCCACATCTTCTGGCCGTTGATGACGTAATCGTCGCCGTCGATCCGGGCGTGGGTCCTCGTCGCCGCCACGTCCGAGCCGGCGCCGGGTTCGGAAACGCCGATGCAGCCAACCGCCTCCCCCCTGATCGCCGGCCGGAGGAATTCCTCGCGCAGCGCCGCCGAGCCGAACCGCGCCAGCGCCGGGGTGCACATGTCGGTCTGGACCCCGATCGCCATCGGGACGCCCCCGCAATCGATCCGCCCCAACTCCTCCGCCACCACCATGGCGTAGGAGAAATCGAGCCCGAGCCCGCCATCCTCCTCCGGGTATTTCACCCCGAGCAGGCCGAGATCGCCCATCTTGCCGAAGACCTCGTGCGAGGGGAACTGCTCCGCAGCCTCCCATGCCTTCACATGCGGATTGATTTCCTCCGCGACAAAGCGCGCGACCGTGTCGCGTAGCTGGCGGTGCTCGTCGGTGAACTGCATCGGTATCCTCCGGTCCTCGGCGAAAGGATAGCGCCCCCGCCGCCCGGCGCCACGGGTTTCACGCCTGACCCCGCGGCGCCCCTTCCCTTTCCCGGCCCCGGTCGGCATCCTCCATCGCAATGGAAACCAAGCGGAGAGTTGCGATGAGCGTGTCAGATCTGGCGAACGACCTGAAAGAGCGCGTGGCGAACGGCTCCTTCGACAGCGTTGTGAAGTTCGACTGCGGCGACGACGGCGTCCTCGTGATCGACAACCAGTCCGTCACGACCGAGGACAAGGAGGCCGATTGCACGATCGGCGTCGCCCTCGAAGACCTCGAATCCATCGTCGCCGGCGAACTCGACCCGACCGCCGCCTTCATGGCCGGCAAGCTCAAGGTCGATGGCGACATGGCCGTGGCGATGAAGCTGAGCTCGGTGCTCTGACGACCCGCTGCTGATCCCGGCCCCGGGCGGGGACCTCGCCGCAGGCGCTCGCCCGGCCGCTATCCCGGCTCAGGGCCGGGGGCGCGCTCCGGCGCTCCCTCCTACCCCGCCGTCATGTCCGCGAAGATCGCCTTCCGCTTCGCCGCGCGCGCCTGGATCGCCTCCTGCAAATCCGCCGCCCGCAGCGTTCCGGCGTTCCATGTCGCGATCTGCTCCAGCCCGTCGGCGACGGGGTGGTCCGCCGCGTAGACCATCGCGCGCTTGATCCCGGCTATGGCCAGCGGCGATTTCGCCGCGATTTCCGCCGCCAGCGCCAGCGCCGCCGCGACGACGCCTTCGCGCCCGTCATGGAGCGCGTTGACCAGCCCCCAGCCCTGCGCCTCCTCCGCCGTGAAGCGCCGCCCGGTGAGGCACAGCTCACGCGCGACCCCGGGCGCGATCAGCCGCGGCAGGCGCTGCAACGTGCCGACATCGGCCGCCATGCCGATATTGATCTCCTCGACCGCGAACACCGCGTCCCGCGCCGCGAGGCGGATATCCGCCGCGGTGATCATGTCGATCCCGCCGCCGATACAGGCCCCGTGAATGGCGCAGATCACCGGAAAGCGCGCCCGCTCCAGCGATGAGAGCGCGGCCTGCAGGCGCAGGATCATCTCCCGCAACGCGAAGGCCCCGCGTCCCGGCTCGCCCGAGACCAGCGCCGCGATCCCGGCGAAGGCGCCGAGATCCATGCCGGAGGTGAAATGCTTCCCCTCGCCGGAGATCACCAGCGCGCGGACACCCCGGTCCGCCTCCAGCGCCGCGACCATGCGCGGCAGGTCGGCCCAGAACGCCTCGTTCATCGCATTGGCCTTGTCGGGCCGCGCCATGACCAGATGCGCGACGGCGCCGTCGCGCTCCAGCCGGAAGAACTCGCTCTCCATCACCTTCTCCCCGTCATTCGAAACCGCGCCCCCGGCGCCGGCGGGTCATTGACCGGTCCGGCGAAGCATTGCGCGACCGCCATCCAGCGCGTCGCCGCCGCGCCCACCGCGCGCACGTCCACATCCGCGATGTTCCGCGTCTGCGCGACGACCTGC encodes:
- a CDS encoding enoyl-CoA hydratase-related protein; this encodes MDGKVDIATADGVTVLTMNRPEKKNALTDAMYHALADAMAAAEADDAIGAILLTGAGGNFTTGNDLGDFLKTATGGAPGVGVGRFLSAQVEGRKPLIAAVEGLAVGVGATTLFQCDLVYAATSADIRTPFVDLGLAPENGSSMLAPLLMGHQRAFELLALSEPFDARRAEAAGIVNRVVPAEELMDVALSAARRLAAKPRRSLLETRAMLRADPAEVEGVSLEERRLFGALLKSPEARAAFERFLSRKK
- a CDS encoding acyl-CoA dehydrogenase family protein, whose product is MQFTDEHRQLRDTVARFVAEEINPHVKAWEAAEQFPSHEVFGKMGDLGLLGVKYPEEDGGLGLDFSYAMVVAEELGRIDCGGVPMAIGVQTDMCTPALARFGSAALREEFLRPAIRGEAVGCIGVSEPGAGSDVAATRTHARIDGDDYVINGQKMWITNGMMADWCCLLVNTEDAAPHKAKSLIMVPMDAKGITRQKIHKIGMNSSDTAQLFFDDVRVPRRNIVGKPGDGFRMQMMQFQEERLWAAANGLPSLDRMIDETIAYCRERSVFGRKLIENQVIHFRLAELRTEVELLRSLTWRAIEDYVGGADVTRLASMAKLKGGRLSREISDACLQYWGGMGYTKDNIVSQFYRDGRLWSIGGGADEVMLNIICKHDGTLAPRTQ
- a CDS encoding SCP2 sterol-binding domain-containing protein, with translation MSVSDLANDLKERVANGSFDSVVKFDCGDDGVLVIDNQSVTTEDKEADCTIGVALEDLESIVAGELDPTAAFMAGKLKVDGDMAVAMKLSSVL
- a CDS encoding crotonase/enoyl-CoA hydratase family protein; this encodes MESEFFRLERDGAVAHLVMARPDKANAMNEAFWADLPRMVAALEADRGVRALVISGEGKHFTSGMDLGAFAGIAALVSGEPGRGAFALREMILRLQAALSSLERARFPVICAIHGACIGGGIDMITAADIRLAARDAVFAVEEINIGMAADVGTLQRLPRLIAPGVARELCLTGRRFTAEEAQGWGLVNALHDGREGVVAAALALAAEIAAKSPLAIAGIKRAMVYAADHPVADGLEQIATWNAGTLRAADLQEAIQARAAKRKAIFADMTAG